In a genomic window of Pseudoliparis swirei isolate HS2019 ecotype Mariana Trench chromosome 20, NWPU_hadal_v1, whole genome shotgun sequence:
- the vaspb gene encoding vasodilator-stimulated phosphoprotein isoform X2: MSESSICQARATVMIYDDGNKKWLPAGAGPQAFSRVQIYHNPSTNAFRIVGRKMQTDQQVVINCPIVKGLKYNQATHNFHQWRDARQVWGLNFGSKEDATLFASSMAHALDVLTSMADAGYSTLPRSVSNGPTPEELEQQRRLEQQKLEQQKLEQQKLEQQERERQERERQERERQEKERLERERQAAAVSTVPPPPPMPPQCPAPPPAPPAPPAPPPPPAPPLSGGIPAPPAPPPPPAPPPPPLQGGVGGGSNSSLSSSGGGGGGGGGGGGGGGDDGDSGGFGGGGLAAAIAGAKLRKVSKQEDGAPATPIGRSDPNRSSTSSSGGGGGGGGGGGGLMGEMSAILARRRKVTDTGDKPSVKTQENDDSEPQSQGDTLRRPWEKSSTMTRPKPAGNNGNDAGVMEDSDLEKMKQEILEEVRKELQKVKEEIIGAFIQELQKRST; this comes from the exons CGAGTCGAGTATTTGCCAGGCTCGGGCCACTGTGATGATCTATGACGATGGCAATAAGAAGTGGCTGCCGGCGGGCGCTGGACCGCAGGCCTTCAGCAGAGTCCAGATCTATCACAACCCTTCCACCAATGCCTTCCGGATAGTGGGACGCAAGATGCAGACGGACCAGCAG GTGGTTATAAACTGTCCAATTGTGAAAGGTCTCAAGTATAACCAGGCCACACACAATTTCCACCAGTGGCGGGATGCCCGGCAGGTGTGGGGGCTCAACTTTGGCAGCAAAGAGGACGCCACTCTCTTTGCCAGTAGCATGGCTCATGCTCTGGATGTGCTCACCTCCATGGCAGACGCAG GCTATTCAACCCTTCCCCGCTCAGTTTCAAATGGACCCACTCCAGAAGAGCTCGAACAACAGAGAAG GTTGGAGCAGCAGAAGTTGGAGCAGCAGAAGCTGGAGCAGCAGAAGCTGGAACAGCAGGAACGAGAgcgccaggagagagagagacaggagcgGGAGCGGCAGGAAAAAGAGAGACTGGAGAGGGAAAGACAAGCTGCTGCAG TCTCTActgttcctccacctccaccaatgccccctCAATgccctgctcctccacctgctccacctgctccacctgcacctcctccaccccctgCCCCTCCTCTGTCTGGTGGCATCcctgcaccacctgcaccaccgcCTCCTCCGGccccacccccgccccccctccaaGGGGGAGTAGGAGGTGGCAGTAATAGTAGTCTTAGTAgtagtggaggagggggaggaggaggaggaggaggagggggaggaggaggagatgatggtgATAGTGggggatttggaggagggggcCTGGCTGCTGCCATAGCAGGAGCTAAACTTCGCAAAGTATCAAAG CAGGAGGACGGAGCTCCTGCAACTCCAATAGGCAGATCTGACCCCAACCGCAGCAGTACCTCCtccagtggaggaggaggaggaggaggaggaggtggagggggtttGATGGGGGAAATGAGTGCCATTTTGGCACGAAG GAGAAAAGTTACAGACACTGGAGATAAGCCCTCTGTGAAGACACAAGAGAAT GATGATTCAGAGCCTCAAAGTCAAGGCG ACACCCTGAGAAGACCGTGGGAGAAATCCTCCACTATGACCAG GCCGAAGCCTGCAGGGAACAACGGTAACGATGCCGGTGTTATGGAAGACTCGGATTTGGAGAAAATGAAACAG GAGATTCTGGAAGAGGTTCGTAAAGAACTACAAAAAGTTAAGGAGGAAATTATTGGAG CCTTCATTCAGGAGCTGCAAAAGAGAAGCACATAG
- the vaspb gene encoding vasodilator-stimulated phosphoprotein isoform X1, with the protein MSESSICQARATVMIYDDGNKKWLPAGAGPQAFSRVQIYHNPSTNAFRIVGRKMQTDQQVVINCPIVKGLKYNQATHNFHQWRDARQVWGLNFGSKEDATLFASSMAHALDVLTSMADAGYSTLPRSVSNGPTPEELEQQRRLEQQKLEQQKLEQQKLEQQERERQERERQERERQEKERLERERQAAAVSTVPPPPPMPPQCPAPPPAPPAPPAPPPPPAPPLSGGIPAPPAPPPPPAPPPPPLQGGVGGGSNSSLSSSGGGGGGGGGGGGGGGDDGDSGGFGGGGLAAAIAGAKLRKVSKQEDGAPATPIGRSDPNRSSTSSSGGGGGGGGGGGGLMGEMSAILARRRKVTDTGDKPSVKTQENDDSEPQSQGDTLRRPWEKSSTMTRNNSIRKSMDSTPSLSQGVRPKPAGNNGNDAGVMEDSDLEKMKQEILEEVRKELQKVKEEIIGAFIQELQKRST; encoded by the exons CGAGTCGAGTATTTGCCAGGCTCGGGCCACTGTGATGATCTATGACGATGGCAATAAGAAGTGGCTGCCGGCGGGCGCTGGACCGCAGGCCTTCAGCAGAGTCCAGATCTATCACAACCCTTCCACCAATGCCTTCCGGATAGTGGGACGCAAGATGCAGACGGACCAGCAG GTGGTTATAAACTGTCCAATTGTGAAAGGTCTCAAGTATAACCAGGCCACACACAATTTCCACCAGTGGCGGGATGCCCGGCAGGTGTGGGGGCTCAACTTTGGCAGCAAAGAGGACGCCACTCTCTTTGCCAGTAGCATGGCTCATGCTCTGGATGTGCTCACCTCCATGGCAGACGCAG GCTATTCAACCCTTCCCCGCTCAGTTTCAAATGGACCCACTCCAGAAGAGCTCGAACAACAGAGAAG GTTGGAGCAGCAGAAGTTGGAGCAGCAGAAGCTGGAGCAGCAGAAGCTGGAACAGCAGGAACGAGAgcgccaggagagagagagacaggagcgGGAGCGGCAGGAAAAAGAGAGACTGGAGAGGGAAAGACAAGCTGCTGCAG TCTCTActgttcctccacctccaccaatgccccctCAATgccctgctcctccacctgctccacctgctccacctgcacctcctccaccccctgCCCCTCCTCTGTCTGGTGGCATCcctgcaccacctgcaccaccgcCTCCTCCGGccccacccccgccccccctccaaGGGGGAGTAGGAGGTGGCAGTAATAGTAGTCTTAGTAgtagtggaggagggggaggaggaggaggaggaggagggggaggaggaggagatgatggtgATAGTGggggatttggaggagggggcCTGGCTGCTGCCATAGCAGGAGCTAAACTTCGCAAAGTATCAAAG CAGGAGGACGGAGCTCCTGCAACTCCAATAGGCAGATCTGACCCCAACCGCAGCAGTACCTCCtccagtggaggaggaggaggaggaggaggaggtggagggggtttGATGGGGGAAATGAGTGCCATTTTGGCACGAAG GAGAAAAGTTACAGACACTGGAGATAAGCCCTCTGTGAAGACACAAGAGAAT GATGATTCAGAGCCTCAAAGTCAAGGCG ACACCCTGAGAAGACCGTGGGAGAAATCCTCCACTATGACCAG GAATAACTCCATCCGCAAGAGCATGGACTCCACCCCCTCATTGTCCCAAGGTGTCAG GCCGAAGCCTGCAGGGAACAACGGTAACGATGCCGGTGTTATGGAAGACTCGGATTTGGAGAAAATGAAACAG GAGATTCTGGAAGAGGTTCGTAAAGAACTACAAAAAGTTAAGGAGGAAATTATTGGAG CCTTCATTCAGGAGCTGCAAAAGAGAAGCACATAG